GCGGAAAAATTCTTTTTGTTTCTCATCCAAATTTTTCTGAGAAGCCAAAAGAGTTTCATATTCCCCATTTATCTTCATGGCTTCTTGGTTTATCTTTATTTGATTTTTTTTACTTTCTATATCTTTATCTTGTTTTTGAAGGGTTAAAAGATCGTTCTCAGCGGAATGTAATTTTTTTATACCTTCATTGATCGCTTTAGATTTCTCTATCTCTTTAGTCAGCGTTACAATATCTAACTTTGATTTTTTGTTTTGTTTTTCCCTTATAGCAGTTTCCAAAGATAATTTACTGGATCTTATGATCAGGTTAAGTTTTTCATAATCGAGGATCTCACCTTCTAATAAATTTTTCCATTCTTCATCTTCTATCTCCAAAGTTCTCAAACCAGCAAAGATATCTCCCTTGTTTTTATAGATATTTTTTCTGATCATATCTACTCTATCTTTTAATTTATAGCTGACTTTTTCATAGATATCGGTATTGAAAATCTGTTTCAGTATCTCTGATTTTTGGTTGGAATTGGCCTGAATAAATTCACTGAAGGAACCCTGGGCCAGCATAATTATCTTTTTAAATTGTTTATAATCTAACTTTATGATATCTTCCTCGATGAATTTATCCACCTCTTTTTTATTGGTTTTGATCTCATCTTTGAATTCGATCTCCACACACTCACTTTTTTTCGAGGGTTTGCCGTTTCTATTGATATATTCATATGGAGGAGTTCTCTTCACCCGGTATTCGATGCCATCCAGATCAAATGTATACTCTGCATAGGCTTTGGATTTTTCATTGTCATCGATATAGTCACAGATGATACCATTTTTTTTCTCATTATCATCAAAGTTTGCCCTGCCAAATAAGGCATAGGTAATCCCGTCAAATATAGATGTTTTTCCTGCCCCTGTAGCCCCGGTGATAAGAAATAACCCCTCCTCATTGAGCTTTGAAAAATCAAGGTTAATTTCACTGGCATAGGGACCGATCCCCATCATCTTAAGTCTTATAGGCCTCATTAATGAGCCACCTCCTTAATTTCATTGATGACATCTCTTAGTTGTTTCATCTCCTCTTCATCTATTTTAATTCCTACACTGCCGGCCAGATCTGCAAAAAGCTGGTCAGCCGGGATCTTGTGGATCTCTTTGGAGGAGTGATCTTTATCTATGGAATCTGTGGCTGGTATCTCTATTCCAAGCTCCATAACTTGCGAGTATCTGCTTCTTAATTTATTCATGGCATCCAATACACTTTCAGTGAGAGTTATCTTTAAATACGCATCACGGTCGACGTCAGCCTCCATAATTTCACTGAAAGTACCCCTTAATTCGATCATGGGATATTTATCCTTTATCTCAACCTGTTCCAGATCAAACTTATCTTTTTCAATATCTATGATGGTCAATGATTTTTTTTGATTTTTTTCGGAAAAAGAGTACTTTATAGGAGAACCGGAATATCTTACCCTTTCGCTTTTAACCTTCCGGTTACCGTGGAGATGACCAAGGGCCGTATAATCAAAATCCAGAAAATATTTTTCAGCGACAGATTCTTTTCCCCCTATAGCCAAGGGTTTCACAGATTCCTCCCTTTCTATCTCTTTTTCATCATCCCCGCTGCCAATAACAAATCCATGGTAGATAGCTATGTTAACCCTGTCACTGTTTAAATTTTTAACAGCCTCACCTGTGATAAATTTCATAGTATCATCGTAGGTGGAGATAACCAGCTCCCTTTCCTCTATGATTGTTTCAAATTTTTTCCTTATTACAGCGGGAGTAACAAAGGGCATTAAATAAAAATCAAAGTTATTTATACTTATTTTATTTACCAGTTTTTTATATTCTCCAAGGATATGAAGTCCCTGTTTTGCCAGGATCCCCCTTGAAAAATCAAGTCTGGCAGGGCTGTCATGGTTGCCGCTGATGGCAATCACATTGACAGATAATATATTGATCAGGTGTGATAAAAAATCATCCAACAGTTGGATAGATTCTTCAGAGGGGACAGATCTGTCGTAGATGTCCCCTGCAATCAAAACAGTTTCTATATTTTTTTTTGAAATCACACTGTATATCTGTTCAAAAATATCCCTTTGATTTTCAATCATAGAATATCCGTTAACTTTTTTTCCTATGTGAAGATCACCCAGGTGCATTATTTTCATCTTACCTCCCCTAACATCCATTATTAAGATAATGATACCAATAAAAAAATAAAAAAGCAACGTGACGTTGCATCCAGACAGGTATAATTTCCTAGATAATAAAAAAATCTTCCCATGGGAAGATTTTTTTTATTGCTGCTATTCAGGTTCCTTCTTTTCACATTCACACTCTTTCTTTTCTTCACACTCAGTTTCTTTCTCTTCACATTCACACTCAGGTTCCTTCTTTTCACACTCTTCCTTCTTTTTATCCGGATCAAATGCATCCATTAATTTTTCATACTCGAACTTGTTGGCAATATCATCCTCTTCATGATATTTCTTTAAATCATCCATGGGAATCCCGGTTTTCTTAGAGATGTTTTCCATAGAATGTTTCTCGATGTGAAGCAGATGTTTTATATAAGCGATAAATTTTTCATGATAATGTTTAGACATAATAATCACCCCTGGTTAATTTTTTTAATCACTCTAATTATAATTTACACATTAAATTCGGATTTCCTTTTTTATTTATCCAAATTAGGCATAGTCCAGGGTTTTTATCTCAAAATTCTATGGTTACAAAGTAAACTACTAGCATTTTTGGGGTGCCATTCACTGGTAGAAATCTTGGTGATGCCACTTGCTGGTATAATTTCCCAGATAAAAAAATCTTCCCTGTCAATCAGATGACAGATCTGATTAATCGGGAAGATTAAAATTTTATATTTTTTTTACAAATTCAGTTTTTAATTCCATAGATCCGATCCCATCAATTTTGCATTTGATGTCATGATCTGCATCGACTAATCTTATATTCCTAACTTTAGTCCCTTTTTTAACCACAAGGGAGCTTCCTTTTACTTTAAGATCTTTGATTACACTGACAGTATCTCCGTCTACTAAGATATTTCCATTGGCATCTTTGTATACTTTTTCTGCATTTTCTGCTGCTTCTATCTCTGGATTCCATTCATATGAACACTCAGGACAGACCATAAGGTTTCCATCTTCATATGTATATTCTGAATTACATTTTGGACAATTTGGTAAAGTTTTCATAATTTCATTTCTCCTTTTACTATCTGCAATTTATTTTCTAATTATAGTTTTTTATATGAAATAAAAAACCCACGTGTAATATTTTATAATATTTTTCAATAAAAATCAAGTTCAGTATTTTTTTACTCCCATGAAAACTCAGATTTAACATTCAAAAAAACTGCTTAAGAAAATAGGCGAGCTGTTTTACAAAACGACCCACATACACTATTCTTTTTCACCATTACACACACACCAAATAAATAAATCATTATAACTTTTTTATGTTTATTAATACCTTGTATTACCTATAATGAAAATATGAATTAAGAAAAACATCTTGATAAATCTTAAAATACTTTTTTAATTTTTCCTTTTTAAAATTTTTAATAATATTCTTTAATTTAATCATATGCCCTCCCTGAATAAACAAACATATATAATTAGACAAATCGACTGTTATAAAATTTACTTCTATATTTTCTAATCAAATACAAGGTGAAAAATTATAACAATTTTTTATATATCTAATGGCTTTATCACATAAAAAATTACGTGTTTTAACATTTCTGGTTTTAGCCGCTTCCTCGAGTAAACCTTTATATATAAGCAGCTGCAGATCATTTATAGGTTCAATTTTATCCAGAGTTATAAATCTTTCATCAACCAGGTTAATAAGAACCTCTTTATTCCTCTCATAGAGGTCTAATTTTAAGATTATATTCTCAAACTTCGTGAAAGATGTTGGGATATCTTCAGGATAAATTTTATAAAACTCTTCAAGTACACAACTATTTTCTATATTTTTTTGATTATAATCCAAATTTGAAAAAAATATAGAGCTGTAAATTTTTGGTCTTTTAAAGGAGCATTTGCAAAAAAACTCCCAAATCAAAACAGATTCTTCTAATGGGTTTTTAGCTTCAATAATATAATCATTTAGACCCTCAATACATTCTTTTAAAAATTTGAGAGAACTTAAAAGTATCAAATAATCTAAATTTTTAAAATAAGTATAAAGAGTAGCACTGTTATACCCGGTAATCTTGGCAATTTTTCTTATACTAACTTTTTCTATGCCCTCTTCTTTAATAATAGTCACAGTTGTATCTATAAAAAGTTTTTTTATGGCTAATTTCCGTTCTAATCTTGTCATAATTTTTTCCCCTTTAAATTATTCATATATTATATAACATCTAAATTAATTTTATCTGACTTTCCTTTGATCTGCGTATCCTTTTCAAATTCAACGTATATTTTTTCATTAAATATTTTATTTAATAATTTATCTTCCCTATACTGTTTAAGTTTATTCAGATCATTTCGAAGACCGATATGTAAACTATAAGTCATGGCAAGGAGCATAGCTGTAAAGGGCAGCCCCGAAAGAATAACCCCTGTTTGAAGGGCACTTAATGCCTGACTTCCCCCGGCAATTAAAAGTGCTGCTGCTATGGTACCTTCCATTACAGCCCAAAATATTCTCTGAGGAATCGGAGAATCCATCTTTCCTCCAGAGGTCAGGTTATCAACCACAAGGGAGCCAGAATCCGAGGAAGTGACAAAGAATGATATAACTAAGAATGTACCCATCACTGAAAGAACCATCTTAAAAAGTGAAGATATTTCTAAATTCTGGATCATTGTAAACAACGAAGTCGCTACATTATTGTTGACTGCATTCAGCAGAACTCCTCCATCTATACTGTTTTGAAATAAAGCTGTTCCTCCAAATGCAGACAGCCAGACAAAACTTAGCAATGTAGGTACTATGAGAATAGCTAATATAAATTCTCTAACTGTTCTTCCTTTTGAAATTCTGGCAATGAACATCCCTACAAAAGGTGACCATGAAATCCACCATGCCCAGTAGAAAATTGTCCATGAACCCTGCCACTTATTCCCGTTTTCAGTAAAGAAACTTATAGAAATTAAATTATTCAAATAAAATCCTATTCCATTATTAAAAGCTCTTACCATATAAAGAGTCGGCCCTAAAACTATAATCAGAATAAGAAAGACGGCTGCGACTTTCATATTCAATTCTGAAAGGATTCTGACTCCCTTACCTATTCCGGAAACAACAGATAACGTTGCTATAGATGTAATTGCAACTATAATTATTACTTGTACTTTCGGTGATTGAGGGATCCCGAATAAAAAATTTAATCCTGCATTTATTTGCTGTGATCCAAATCCAAGGGAAGTGGCCAGTCCAAATAAACATGAAACTACAGCTGTTATATCGATGATATCTCCTACCCATCCAAATACCTTATCTTTAAATATCGGATAGAAAACAGATCTTAAAGAAAGAGGCAATCCTCTGTTATATGCAAAAAATGCAAGGGATAAACCTACCAAGGTATAGATTCCCCATGGATGAAATCCCCAGTGATAAAAAGTTATACCTAAAGCCTCTCCAACAGAATTCCCATCGGTTATGGGCATCTTTGTTGTAGCGTGGTAAAGGGGCTCCCCTACACTCCAGAACATAAGACCGATACCCATTCCGGCACTTATAAGCATGGAATACCACGCAAAATTAGTATATTCCGGTTTTGCTTTGGGTCCTCCCAACCTAACTTCTCCCAATTTACTGAACATAAGATAGACAGGGAAAATTAAAAATATATTGGCACTTATTATAAAAAACCAATTCCAGTTGTTGGTTATACTGTTTTTAACACCACTCAAAATTTCATTGACCCTCACAGGATCTTTTAAAGTAGCTCCTATAAAGAATAAAACCAACAGTCCGGAAATAATTGATACCTGCGGATGGAAGTCAAACCCCCACTTATTTACATTCCTGGAATGTAGTAATTTTGTTTTCCCTTTTAGCTTATCGGTTTCAAACTTCGGTTTATTTAACCTCGTCTTTGATTTTTTGATTTTTTTTTCCACTTTTCTCCTCCTAAATAAATGACAAAAAAAAACACTCTAATTCTATTACCATAGCGGTAATAGAGTTAGAGTGTTTAAGTTTCGTCTAATAGACTCACAATATGCCACATAAGTAGCATAACTCATTGCCTCAAAAAAGACCCTGAATAAACCCCAGTTCTACAAATATTTTTCAAATCAAATTTTCCTTTTTTTCAATTAGTTCGCATCTATACTATAAAAAACATTATAGACCTCGCCAATTAAGTAATCATTTTATCTACTTCATAATGTATTGTTTTTAAAATTATAACACACTTTATGTACTAAATCAAATGCTCTTTTTTCATAAACAGAATCTCCCCCCTGAAATTGCAGTAAATAACTTCAATTAACTTTTAATTTAATCGATGATATGGTAAACTTTGAGTAAACACGAAAAAAAAAAAACTGTCATTTTTGATATTTATTTTTTAAAAAATGATTGTGATATATGGGAGAGAAAGATGGAAAAAATATTAGATAGGATAGTTAAAAAAAATAAAATTAAAACAAAATTTGGAAATGTGGCAAATTATATACCCGGACTGGATAAAGCAGGAAAGGAAGACTTGGGGATATGTTTATTGGATATGGATGGGAATAGATATGTACATGGTGATTATAATAAAAAATTTACTATTCAAAGTGTATCTAAACCAATAGCCCTCATGCTGGCTATGTTAGATAATGGGGTAGATTATGTATTTTCCAAAGTGGGTACAGAGCCTACAGGAGATGCGTTTAATTCTATGATCAGGCTGGAGACGGCTATTATAAAAAAACCGTATAATCCAATGATAAATGCCGGAGCCATAGCAGTTTCATCTATGATAAAGGGGAAAGACAAGGAAGAAAAATTTAAGAGGCTGCTGGATTTCTTTAAAATGGTGACTGAAAATGACACCTTGGAATATAACGAAGAGATCTATTCGGGGGAAAACAGAACCGGAAATAAAAACAGGGCGATGGCTTATTTTATGAAGGATCAGGGAGTGATAGAATCATCTGTAGAAGACAGTTTGGATGTATATTTTAAGCAGTGTTCCATAGAGGTAACTACCGTAGATCTGGCTATGGTTGGGATGTTTTTAGCCAGAAACGGCAGATTATCTACCGGGGAAAAAATAATCTCAGATTATCAGGCTAAGGCGGTAAAATCACTTATGATGACCTGTGGGATGTATGATGGATCGGGAGAATTTGCTCTAAAAGTAGGAATACCATCGAAAAGTGGAGTTGGAGGAGGAATAATGTCCGTTTTGCCGAATAAGATGGGGATAGGGATATATGGTCCGGCTTTGGATAAAAAAGGCAACTCCATAGGTGGAGACGGAATATTAGAGGATCTGTCCAAGGAACTGGATCTGAGTATATTTTAAAACCCTGTAATCAGGGGTAAGGGGGCTTTTATGCAAATAAAATTTTATAATCAAAATGCATTGGATAAAAAAAAATATTCAATAATCATTCCTCTGTATGAAGGGAAATTAGTTTTAGTTAAACATGAAAAAAGAGATACTCTGGAACTGCCCGGCGGACACATAGAAAAAGGTGAAACAGCCGAGATGGCAGCCAAGAGGGAACTGTATGAGGAGAGTGGGGCAACCAGTTTTGAGCTGACTTATCTATGTGACTATAGTGTAGAGAAAAACGGAGACTTAGGATACGGCAGTGTATTCATGGCTGCAATAAACAAATTTGGGAACCTGCCGAATTTTGAGATGGAGGATAAATTCCTAGTGGGAGAAATACCTGAAAATCTTACCTATCCAGAGATCCAGGGAGAGTTTATAAGGAAATATCTGGTAAAAAATGGAGAAAATTTTGAATTTAAAGAAATTTAGCCACCAATGAACACCAATCTATAAAAAATTAGTCACGAATGGCACGAAAAAAATCTTAGTGATCTCTTTAATTTTTCCTTTGTGAACTTAGTGTAAGGAAGTTCTAAAGGTTTTGACTTTATAAATTCGTATAGTTTGTGACAAAAAAAGATTCTTTTAGTGTAACTTTTTATCTCTTTGCTTTGTGCTGAAAAATTAGAGGTTTAGATTAGTGTGAAAAATTCAAAAGGTAATTTTAT
This sequence is a window from Psychrilyobacter piezotolerans. Protein-coding genes within it:
- a CDS encoding TetR/AcrR family transcriptional regulator; the encoded protein is MTRLERKLAIKKLFIDTTVTIIKEEGIEKVSIRKIAKITGYNSATLYTYFKNLDYLILLSSLKFLKECIEGLNDYIIEAKNPLEESVLIWEFFCKCSFKRPKIYSSIFFSNLDYNQKNIENSCVLEEFYKIYPEDIPTSFTKFENIILKLDLYERNKEVLINLVDERFITLDKIEPINDLQLLIYKGLLEEAAKTRNVKTRNFLCDKAIRYIKNCYNFSPCI
- a CDS encoding BCCT family transporter, which produces MEKKIKKSKTRLNKPKFETDKLKGKTKLLHSRNVNKWGFDFHPQVSIISGLLVLFFIGATLKDPVRVNEILSGVKNSITNNWNWFFIISANIFLIFPVYLMFSKLGEVRLGGPKAKPEYTNFAWYSMLISAGMGIGLMFWSVGEPLYHATTKMPITDGNSVGEALGITFYHWGFHPWGIYTLVGLSLAFFAYNRGLPLSLRSVFYPIFKDKVFGWVGDIIDITAVVSCLFGLATSLGFGSQQINAGLNFLFGIPQSPKVQVIIIVAITSIATLSVVSGIGKGVRILSELNMKVAAVFLILIIVLGPTLYMVRAFNNGIGFYLNNLISISFFTENGNKWQGSWTIFYWAWWISWSPFVGMFIARISKGRTVREFILAILIVPTLLSFVWLSAFGGTALFQNSIDGGVLLNAVNNNVATSLFTMIQNLEISSLFKMVLSVMGTFLVISFFVTSSDSGSLVVDNLTSGGKMDSPIPQRIFWAVMEGTIAAALLIAGGSQALSALQTGVILSGLPFTAMLLAMTYSLHIGLRNDLNKLKQYREDKLLNKIFNEKIYVEFEKDTQIKGKSDKINLDVI
- a CDS encoding NUDIX hydrolase, which encodes MQIKFYNQNALDKKKYSIIIPLYEGKLVLVKHEKRDTLELPGGHIEKGETAEMAAKRELYEESGATSFELTYLCDYSVEKNGDLGYGSVFMAAINKFGNLPNFEMEDKFLVGEIPENLTYPEIQGEFIRKYLVKNGENFEFKEI
- the glsA gene encoding glutaminase A, which produces MEKILDRIVKKNKIKTKFGNVANYIPGLDKAGKEDLGICLLDMDGNRYVHGDYNKKFTIQSVSKPIALMLAMLDNGVDYVFSKVGTEPTGDAFNSMIRLETAIIKKPYNPMINAGAIAVSSMIKGKDKEEKFKRLLDFFKMVTENDTLEYNEEIYSGENRTGNKNRAMAYFMKDQGVIESSVEDSLDVYFKQCSIEVTTVDLAMVGMFLARNGRLSTGEKIISDYQAKAVKSLMMTCGMYDGSGEFALKVGIPSKSGVGGGIMSVLPNKMGIGIYGPALDKKGNSIGGDGILEDLSKELDLSIF
- a CDS encoding zinc ribbon domain-containing protein YjdM — translated: MKTLPNCPKCNSEYTYEDGNLMVCPECSYEWNPEIEAAENAEKVYKDANGNILVDGDTVSVIKDLKVKGSSLVVKKGTKVRNIRLVDADHDIKCKIDGIGSMELKTEFVKKI
- a CDS encoding exonuclease SbcCD subunit D codes for the protein MKIMHLGDLHIGKKVNGYSMIENQRDIFEQIYSVISKKNIETVLIAGDIYDRSVPSEESIQLLDDFLSHLINILSVNVIAISGNHDSPARLDFSRGILAKQGLHILGEYKKLVNKISINNFDFYLMPFVTPAVIRKKFETIIEERELVISTYDDTMKFITGEAVKNLNSDRVNIAIYHGFVIGSGDDEKEIEREESVKPLAIGGKESVAEKYFLDFDYTALGHLHGNRKVKSERVRYSGSPIKYSFSEKNQKKSLTIIDIEKDKFDLEQVEIKDKYPMIELRGTFSEIMEADVDRDAYLKITLTESVLDAMNKLRSRYSQVMELGIEIPATDSIDKDHSSKEIHKIPADQLFADLAGSVGIKIDEEEMKQLRDVINEIKEVAH